A single window of Vigna radiata var. radiata cultivar VC1973A chromosome 4, Vradiata_ver6, whole genome shotgun sequence DNA harbors:
- the LOC106758478 gene encoding receptor-like protein kinase FERONIA: protein MFEFTSLCYRYSDDRLSMESSCTRRALRTILFLLLWWCLSFISMADVIYRPIDLFSISCGSSNNFSTPDTRNWTSDNHFLSPTNLSVAAPSLTPSTIQGPYTHARLSHSPFTYSFPLTPGPKFVRLFFYSTSYQNFPRSLASFSVQAGPYTLLQDFNASLNADADDDPSHPDILFKEYCINLQDGNRLNITFLPSTTDSYAFINGIEIVSMPPYLYYTDPDDSTEQPQFVGTMTTYVVENKFALETMYRLKAGEHTISSSEDTGMLRTWDSDSKYLETKSEESIEFKSTTNLSFTKKTPNYTAPDQLFRSVRNMGRDASINMRNNITWQLTVDSGFTYLLRLYFCELNPRVDEAGVLRFFIFIHDQLATDWADVFMWTKQWGVPVVKEYVVIISENPKKVNLSLKMHPHPKSIIQDAQINAIEIFKISNYKGSLAGPNQDPPLQTAVVSRQGSNNKNGASKKTLAAVTGTVFGVLLLSFIVAFFFVKRKENISVESKKEGNSRRDGSSPLPTNLCRHFSISEIIAATNNFDELFVVGVGGFGNVYKGYIDDSTPVAIKRLKPGSQQGLNEFMNEIQMLSQLRHLHLVSLIGYCYESNEMILVYDFMDRGALRDHLYDTDNPLLSWKQRLQICIGAARGLHYLHTGAKQMIIHRDVKSTNILLDEKWVAKVSDFGLSRVGPTGSSMTHVSTQVKGSVGYLDPEYYRRQRLTEKSDVYSYGVVLLEVLCGRQPLLRTVEKQQVSLVDWAKHRYEKGSVSEIVDPTLKGQIAPLCLRKFSEVAMSCLLEDGSQRPSMNDVVGVLEFVLQLQLQEDSAHGDVVWESGGDYEGSATEDMFSSSHSNSNVLNTTSFGNKESDWLIAENVFSELKDPKGR, encoded by the coding sequence ATGTTCGAGTTCACCTCTCTTTGTTACCGTTACTCTGATGACAGATTATCGATGGAGTCAAGTTGTACAAGAAGAGCTTTAAGAACcatcctcttcctcctcctgtGGTGGTGCCTCTCTTTCATTTCCATGGCAGACGTTATTTATCGTCCCATTGACCTCTTTAGCATCAGCTGTGGCTCATCCAACAACTTCTCCACTCCCGACACTCGGAATTGGACTTCAGACAATCACTTCCTCTCTCCAACAAACCTCTCAGTCGCTGCTCCTTCACTCACACCATCTACCATACAGGGTCCCTACACCCATGCTCGTCTCTCTCACTCTCCATTCACTTACTCATTCCCTCTCACACCAGGCCCCAAGTTCGTTCGTCTTTTCTTCTACTCTACTTCATACCAAAACTTCCCTCGCTCCCTAGCCTCTTTCTCAGTCCAAGCAGGCCCCTACACCCTTCTGCAAGATTTCAATGCTTCACTCAACGCCGATGCCGATGATGACCCTAGCCACCCTGACATCTTGTTCAAAGAGTATTGCATCAACCTCCAAGATGGTAACAGGCTCAACATAACCTTCCTTCCTAGCACCACAGATTCCTACGCTTTCATCAACGGGATCGAGATTGTTTCGATGCCCCCTTATCTCTACTACACCGATCCTGACGACTCCACAGAGCAGCCGCAATTTGTTGGCACCATGACCACATATGTCGTTGAGAACAAGTTTGCTCTCGAGACCATGTACAGGTTAAAAGCTGGTGAACATACAATCTCCTCCTCTGAGGACACGGGTATGCTCAGGACTTGGGATTCCGATAGCAAGTACCTAGAGACAAAAAGTGAAGAATCTATTGAGTTTAAGAGTACAACTAATCTGAGCTTCACTAAGAAGACTCCTAACTACACGGCACCAGACCAATTATTCCGATCTGTAAGGAATATGGGAagagatgcctctatcaacatgAGGAACAACATCACTTGGCAACTTACCGTTGATTCCGGCTTCACCTACTTGCTAAGGTTATACTTTTGTGAGCTTAACCCGAGAGTTGACGAGGCTGGTGTTCTGAGATTCTTCATCTTCATACATGATCAGTTGGCTACCGATTGGGCAGATGTTTTCATGTGGACGAAACAGTGGGGTGTTCCCGTGGTTAAAGAGTATGTAGTTATCATCTCAGAGAATCCGAAAAAAGTTAACCTTTCGCTAAAAATGCATCCTCACCCTAAAAGCATTATCCAGGACGCACAAATAAATGCAATTGAAATCTTCAAAATCAGCAATTATAAAGGTAGTCTCGCCGGACCAAATCAGGACCCTCCTCTACAAACCGCAGTGGTATCCCGTCAAGgctcaaacaataaaaatggaGCCTCCAAAAAAACCCTCGCCGCCGTGACAGGGACAGTTTTCGGTGTCCTTTTGCTCTCTTTTATTGTCGCTTTCTTTTTCGTCAAACGCAAGGAAAACATCTCCGTTGAAAGTAAGAAAGAGGGAAATTCTCGCCGGGATGGGTCATCACCACTACCAACCAACCTCTGCCGTCACTTCTCAATCTCAGAAATCATTGCCGCTACCAATAACTTCGACGAACTCTTCGTCGTTGGAGTGGGAGGCTTTGGCAACGTGTACAAAGGCTACATCGACGATTCAACACCTGTGGCAATCAAAAGGCTCAAACCGGGTTCTCAGCAAGGTCTGAACGAGTTCATGAACGAGATCCAAATGCTCTCTCAACTTCGTCATCTCCATCTTGTTTCCCTCATCGGTTACTGCTACGAGAGCAACGAGATGATCCTCGTTTACGATTTCATGGATCGTGGAGCCCTCCGTGATCATCTCTACGACACCGATAACCCTTTGCTTTCATGGAAGCAAAGGCTTCAGATATGCATCGGGGCGGCACGAGGACTGCATTATCTGCATACAGGTGCGAAACAGATGATCATTCACCGTGACGTGAAGAGCACAAACATCTTGTTGGATGAAAAATGGGTGGCGAAAGTTTCAGACTTCGGATTGTCTCGAGTTGGGCCCACAGGTTCTTCAATGACCCATGTGAGCACTCAGGTGAAGGGCAGTGTTGGGTATTTAGATCCGGAGTATTACAGACGACAGCGTTTGACGGAGAAGTCGGACGTGTACTCGTACGGAGTGGTGCTCTTAGAGGTATTGTGTGGGAGGCAGCCTTTACTCCGAACGGTGGAGAAGCAACAGGTGTCCCTCGTGGATTGGGCGAAGCATCGGTATGAGAAGGGATCTGTGAGTGAGATTGTGGATCCAACACTGAAGGGTCAGATAGCACCTCTCTGTTTGCGCAAATTTAGTGAGGTTGCGATGAGCTGTTTACTTGAGGATGGGAGTCAGCGACCTTCCATGAACGACGTCGTTGGGGTGTTAGAGTTTGTTCTGCAGCTTCAGCTTCAGGAGGACAGTGCTCATGGTGATGTAGTGTGGGAGAGTGGCGGGGACTATGAAGGCAGTGCAACTGAGGACATGTTTAGCAGCTCCCATAGTAATAGCAATGTATTGAACACTACAAGCTTCGGGAATAAGGAATCTGATTGGTTAATCGCTGAGAATGTTTTTTCTGAGCTTAAGGATCCAAAGGGACGCTGA